Genomic segment of Luteolibacter sp. Y139:
GCGGGTCTCTTTCCGCGAGACGACTCTTCTACGAGGTTCATCGTAGGCGGCTCCGTCGGTAAGGGTGAAGTCGCCGGGGAAGAGTTCCTTCAGCCAGGCGGGATCGACGGCTGTCGCGCGGCGGAGCTGGACGGTGACGTCGCGGCCTTCGACCTCGGTGATTTCGGCGGCGACGAAGGCGGCGGCATTCTTTGCGGCGCTGTCGTCATCGAGCTTGCCCTTGCGCTTGTGGACGACGCGGCAGGCGAGGGTGGCTTCGCCGAAGCGCACGGCGAGCCGATCACTGAACGAGGCGAGCATGGCGCGGCCGACGGGTTCGCGGTGAGCGGCGAAGTCGATGGGTTCCCATGGCCAGCCGCGTTGGAGGGCGAGCTTTCGCAGGCGATCGAAGCCCTGTGCCACTTCGCGGGCGCCGCGGCCATGGATGCCGAGGGGGGCGCAGCGCTGGGGATTGAAATCCATCCCGGCGGCGGAATCGAAGGCTCGCCACTCGGCTTCGAAGTCGCTGGCGTCTTCCTTGAAGACGAAGTCCTTGCGGCCGATGCCGCCGCGCTTGTTCACGAAGATGCCTTCGCCTTGCACCGCGGCGGCGATGAAGGCCATTTCGGCGACGCAGCCTTGCTCCACTCCGGCGAGCATGAGGCGTGAGTAGCGGGGCTCCAGCGGGAGAGCGGCCATGGCGCGGCCTTCGTCGGTGAGATTGCCGTGGGAATCGATGGCGCCAAGGTCGTGGAGGAGCGATTCCGAGCGCTGGAGGCTTTCTTCCAAGGGCGCGTCCAGCCAGCGGAACTCGCGGACGTCGCGGACACCGGCTGCCTTGAGCAGGAGCACGGTTTCCGCGAGATCAACGCGGCGGACTTCCGGGGCATCGAAGGCTTCGCGGCGGGCGTGCTCGCTCTCGCTCCAGAGGCGGAAGGCGCGGCCGGGGCCGGTGCGGCCGGCACGACCGGCGCGCTGCTCGGCGGAGGCGCGGGAGATTTTGCGGACCAACAGGGTATCGATGCCGCGGCGGGGATCGAAGCTGGCTTCGCGGGCGAAGCCGGCGTCGATGACGGTGCGGACGCCCTCGATGGTGAGGGAGGTTTCGGCGACGTTGGTGGAGACGATGATTTTCGGCCGCTTGCCCGGGGAAACCGCTGCTTCCTGGGCTGCGGGCGGGAGGCCGCCGTGGAGCGGGAAAATGTCGTGGCCGCGTGCGAAGGAGGCGTTTTCGAGGGTTTCGACGGTTTTCCGGATCTCGTGCATGCCGGGGAGGAAGCAGAGCACGTCACCGGCATCGGGGAGGGCGAGGGCTTCCTTGCAGACGGTGGCGATGCGTTCCCAAACCGGGGTTTCGACGGGCGGGCCGCCGCGGCGGTCATTGACCTTCGGTCGCTCCGGGCGGTAGGCGGTTTCGATGGGGAAGGTGCGGCCACCGGCTTCAAGCATCTGAGCCGGAGCGAGATACTCGGCCAAGCCGCGGGTTTCGAGGGTGGCGGACATGACCAGCACCCGGAGGTCGGGGCGGGCGGCTTCCTGGAGATCGAGGCAGCGGCCGAGGGCGACGTCGACGGCGAGGCGGCGTTCGTGGAATTCGTCGAAAACGACTGCGCCGACGTCCTTCAGCTCGGGATCCTCCTGCAGCCAGCGCTGGAAGACGCCGTCGGTCATGTAGATCAGGCGGGTGTCGCGGCCGTAATTCGTGTCGAAACGGACGGCGTAGCCGACCTCGCCGCCGAGGCGGGAGCCGCGGAGCTTCGCCACCCAGCCGGCGAGGAGGCGCGCGGCCATGCGGCGGGGCTCGATGACGAGGATTTTTCCGGAAATCCCGGCATCCATGAGCATGCCGGGGACGGCGGTCGATTTGCCGGAGCCGGTGGGGGCTTTCAGCAGCACGCGGTCGCGCTCGCCGCGGGCCACGGCGGCTTTCAGGTCGGCCTCGATTTCATGAACCGGCAATCGCACGCCCCGGCGATAGCGGCGGGAAGGGAAATTGAGAACCGCCAATTTAAGAACCGCGAATTGGGGTTTGGCACAATCACTGCGACTCATGAATTCGTTGAACAAGCCCGGTGCGGAGTGCCGTTATTCCCATTGCAAGCCGGCCCCGGGGGGCCTAGGCTCAATCACATGAACACCCCACTCGCCATTATGAATCTAGGCGGACAAGAAATGATGGTCATTTTCGTGATCATCCTGCTGCTCTTCGGAGCGAAGAAAATTCCTGAACTCGCTCGTGGCCTCGGCAAGAGCATGGGTGAATTCAAAAAGGCTCGCGACGAGTTCGAACGCGAGATCACCCGATCGGAAGACGAAGTCCGGGTCAAGGAAGCCTCTGGCAAGGAAGCTCACGACAAGGCCTGAGCGGCATGAAATTCCTCCCTCGCTTTTTCCAGATCGCCCCGGGTTTGCTCGGGGCGTTTTTCTTGCTCCTCACCGGTTGCGACAAGAAGGACCAGGCGGGGGATTGGGCAGGCCAGGCACCGCCGCCGCCCGCGCAGGCTCCGGCGAAGACTGCCGCGGCCCCAGCGCCTGCGGCACCGGCCACGACGCCGGTGGCTGCCACGCCCGCGACGCCTGCCGCGGAGGTGGCTCCTGTCACGGAAGGCACGGTCCGGTTCGTCGGCTACAACGTCGAGAACTGGCTGACCATGGACCGCTACGTCGATGGCAAGAGCCTGAAGGGTGCGCCGAAGCCGGAGAAGGAGCGTCTCGCGGTGGCGAAGGTGATTGCGGAGGCGAAGCCCGATATTCTCGGCGTTGCTGAAATCGGCCACGAAGAGGACGTGAAGGATCTCCAAGCTTATTTGGAAAAAGCGGGTCATCCGATGCCGCATTCCTACCTGAACCACGGTGTGGATCCGACGCGCAGTCTGGTGATCTTGTCCCGTTTTCCGATCGGCAAGACGGTGGTTCACGAGAACCTCACCTACCGGATCGAGGGTAAGGAATATGGCATGCAGCGTGGCATTCTCGACGCGACGATCCAGACGCCTGTCGGAGCCTATCGTTTCATCGGCCTGCACCTGAAGTCGAAGCGTGATGTGACCGAGGGCGATCAGGAGGAGATGCGCCTTCAGGAAGCCCATTTGCTGCGCCGGGAGCTCGATACCATCCTGAAGGAAGATCCTAACGCACGCCTGGTGGTTTACGGGGATTTCAATGACACCCGCAACAGCCCGGCGATCAAAGCGATCCACGGTTCCGGGAAAGGACCGGAGACGCTGAACATGATCGCGCTGAAGGATTCGAAGGGCGAATACTGGACGCAGTTTTGGGACTTTCAGGACGTCTACTCGCGGATTGACTACGTGATGCTGAGCAGCGCGCTGAAGAAGTCCGTCGAATGGGATAACTGCAAGATCATCGATAGCGAAGGTGTGGACGACGCGAGCGATCACCGGCCGCTGTTCGTGATTTTGAAGTAGCAGGCTTGATCGGCGGGACTTGGCATGTCCGGTGGGATGTGCCAGTTAGAGGGTCGACATGGCGCCCCCAATAGCTACGCCGGAAAGATGTGCTTCCATCGGGCTTCTCGCTGGCCTTGCACTGGCGGGTATTTCGGGAGTCGTCGATGCGAATGGTGCTGCCGCTACGGCTGGTATCTTGGCTTGGCTGGGAGGCGTTGCGGGGAACCAATTCCAGTCGTGGTTCGGCTCCAAGATCAAGGAGCCGCCTCCTGGAGCCGAGGAGGTCTTCCGGAATCATCACATCCGGGCGCTGCTCCGGCGTGCTGTTGTCGTCTCGGTTGAAAAGAAAGCCGTCTGGGTTCGGGAAGAGCGAGGCAATGCCTCCGATCTCTTCCGTGATGCCGGGGAAATCCTAGCTGCCCGGCTTGGTGAATTGGTAGACGAGCCTTCCGGTGCTTTTGCCAAGTTCCAAGAGTTTGAGGTCACTGCGATTCTCGACAACTTCGTCGCCAACAAAGGGAAGATCAATGTCCTCACCTTGGATCTCTGGTCGGACTTGGTCGCGGAAACGCCCGAACTCCAAAGCCTTTCCGAGATCGAGCGTGCCGACTTGATCGGCGGGGTACATGAGGGATTCGGCGAGGCGCTGTGGGGCCTCTTCAAGCACGATGCTGCGACGGACCGGCAGGCCTTTGCCGCCATCGAATTGCTCTACCTGTCCCGCATCCTTCAGGCCGTCCAAGCCATTCCCGGTTCGTCTTCTTTGGATCTCTCCGGTTTGGTGGGCCGGATCGACTTGCTCTTCAAGGAGGTGAAGCAGCAGCAGGTCTTCTACTTCAAGGAAATCCTGAGCGACCTCCTTGCGGTAAACAAGACGCAGTCAGTTCACACGGAGCTGCTCCTGAAGATTCTCGCGGCCGTTACTGCTCCCAAGGCTCCGACCTTCGACGCACTCCACACCATCCCGCCGCCGCCGCTGGGATTCACCGGCCGTGAGGAGGAGTTGGAAAACCTGCGCCAGCGGGCCGGGCGGGGTGGTGCTGTCATTACAGGGCTCAAGGGCATGGGCGGCATCGGGAAGACGGCGCTTGCGCTGGTGCTCGCCAGGGAATGGGCATCTCGCTTCCCGGATGCCGCGCTGATGTTGGATGGCAAGGGGCTAGCCGGGAATGCTGCTCCTTCCGCGGCCAAGCTGATGGAGCAGGTTATCCTCGCGTTCCATCCGGAGGCGAAGTTGCCGGACGATCCCAGTGCCATCGCCGGCATCTATCAGAGCGTGCTGCATGGGAGGAAGGTAATGATCCTTTTGGACAACGCGAAGGATGCGGCGCAGGCGAAGCCGCTGCTGCCGCCCGACGGCTGCGCGGTCATCGTCACGTCCCGTTCTGGCTTCGCCATTGATGGCTGTGCGCCTTATGCGGTGGGCCGGATGAAGGATGGAGAGGCAGAAGCGCTCCTGCGTGGTGCGTATTCCGGGCTGACGGACGAGCAGGTGAACGAGCTCATTCGGCTCTGTGCCGGTCTGCCACTGGCTTTGAAATTGGCGGCTTCCCATCTGGCGTTGGATGCTGCTGACCGCGGGGGCGCTGCGGATGTGGCTGGGTATTTACGGAAGCTTGGCGGCGGGCGTTTGGCTCACCTCAATGCTGACGCCGAGGATGCCGGGGAGGTCACCATCTCTGAAACCCTGCGCCTGAGCGTCGAACCCTTGCTTGAGGACGAGAAACAGGCGTGGCGCCGTCTCGCGATCTTTACGTCCAGCTTCTGCGCCAAAGCGGCGGAGGTCATCGCCGGGGCGAGTCAGGAGATGCTTGATTCTTTCCTGCGCCGTAGCTTGCTGGAGGCGGATGGCGCTGATCGCTACAGGCTTCACGATTTCGCGGCGGACTACGCCCGCGCCCAACTCTCAAAAGAGCAAAAAGACTATCTCGCGTTGGCTCACGCGCGGCATTACGAGACCGTCGGGTATGAGGCGGATCGGTTGTATAAGGAGAAAGGCCTGCATCTTGAAGGACTCGCCCTCTTCGATAGAGAGCGTGCTCAAATCGAGGCTGCCTTTGCTGCGATGGAGGTCCGGCAGGACGGAGCTGCAGCGGGATTGGTGATCGGGATCGCCAACGCGATTGTCTACGTCGGGCAGTCTTTACGTTTCCACCCCCGGCAGAGGATTAATTGGCTAGAGGCTCAGCTTCGCGCTGCTGGTCGGATCGGACATCGTGAAGCGGAGGCCTACGCGTGGGGCAATCTTGGCAACGCGCACTCCGTGTTGGGTGATGTAAACAGGGCCATCGAATGCTATGAGCAGCTGTTGAAGATCGTCCGCGAATTAGGCGATCGGCACGGAGAGGGAGAAGCTTTGGGCAACCTTGGTACCGCGCACTCTGCGTTGGGCGACGATCGGACCGCCATCGGATATTATGAACAACATTTGGCGATCGCTCGTGAGAGTGACGACCGACGTGGCGAGGGCATCGCGCTGGGTAATCTCGGTGCGGCGCACAGGAACGTAGGCAGCACAACAATGGCCATAGGATTCCAGAAGCAACGATTGAAGATCGCTCGGGAGATAGGCGACCGGCGCGGCGAGGGCGACGCGCTAGGCAACCTCGGCAACGCGCATTCCGACTTGGGAGACACACGGGCGGCCATCGGGTACTACGAGCAGCACCTGGAGATCGCCCGGGAGATCGGCGACCGGTTCGGCGAGGGTGGCGCACTTTGGAACTCCGCGGAGGAGTATTACAAAGAGGGCAATCACGCCGAAGCCATCTTTCGGGCGGAACAGGCGCTGGGAATTCTAACAGCAATCGAAAACCCCAAGGCACCCTTGGTTCAGGCCTATCTCGCCGAGTGGCGGGGCGAGGCAGGTTGAGGCTGTGGCTTTCCGGCGGAGGCGAAGCGGCGATGGGGAGAACCGCTCGAGTTGCATCTCATTTCACCTCGACCACAACTGCATTCAGCAATGAGATGGTGGGAAGGGCAATGCCTTGGTCGGGGAGGGCGGCGGCATTGCTGTTGGCGGTCCACTGGGGACCGAGGCGGGTAGTGAAGGAGAGAGAAGCGGTGTCTTTCTTGCCGAGCCATTCGAGGGCGTTTTCGGGGAGGCGGAGTTTGGCGTTTTCGATGGCGTGGGTGCCGTTGAAGTTGGCGACGACTAGGAAGGCTTGGCCGGTGGTTTTGTCTTGGCGGAGGTAGCTGTAGAGCCAGTGGCCGCTGGCGGTTTCGTTGTCGAGGCGGCCGTAGTCGGGGTTGTCGTTGTTGGCGTGGTTGAGGCCGTAGAACTCGCCGCTGGTGAAGGCGGGCTCGTGCATGAGGTGGATGAGTTTGGCGTACCAGGCGCGGAGGGCTTTTTGGTCGTCGCTTAGTTTGGCGCCGTCGTATTTGCCGTTGTTGGTCCACTTGGTGAACTCGGGCATGGACCAGTAGTCGAAGATGGTGGTGCGGGCGTCGTCGCCGCCGAAGCCTTCTCTTCCTGCGGCGGGTTCGCCGACTTCCTGGCCGGAGTAGAGCATGAGGGGGCCGCGGCCCATGCCGAAGAGGACGGCACTGACAGGTCGTCCGACGTTCATGCCGAGGCCGCCCCATTCCTTGGGGCTGGCGATGCGGACTTCGTCGTGGTTCTCGGCGTAGCGGAGAGAGTGGTGGAAGCGGTCGCCGGTGAAGGTGAGGGCGTCGAGGTCATTGGCCCACTTGCCGGAGTCGTAGAGGCCTTCGAGGACGTCGTAGACGGGGTCATCGTAGACGGCGTCGAAGCCGGCCTTGATAAGGTCATCGAGGACGTGGCCGTCGGTGAGTTTGGCGGGGTCGTTGTCGTAGGCTTCGGCGGAGAAGAAGACGCCGGGCTTGCGGTCGCGGGCGCGCTTGATGGACCAGCGCCAGAATTCCATGGGGATCATGTGCGCCATGTCGGCGCGGAAGCCATCGACGCCCATGTCCTGCCAGTAGGCGAGGATGGCGTCCATGGTGCGCCAGGTCTTTGGAACGTCGGCAGGTGCGGCGTCGGGGCCGGGGAGATGGGAGGTGTGGCGGCCGGTGGTGAAGTCGTGGCCATAATTCAGCTTCACGGTCTCGTACCAGTCGTTGATGGAAGGGGACCACGAGATGACGTTGTTGCCGGTGACACGGCCGAAGGTGGTTTCGGGGGCGAAGTGGCCGGTGCAGCCGGGCAGATCCGCGGTGGGGAGCTTGAGCGGTGGGCCGCCGCCGGCGTCACTACTACGGAGGTAGTAGAAGTGGTTGTCGCGGGAGAAGAAGGTGGCGGTGTCGTCGCCCTTGCCGAAGGAATGCTCCGGCTTCACGTCGGAGTCGTAGGAACGGGCGACGTGGTTCGGGACGAAGTCGATGATGACCTTCAGCCCCTGGGTGCGGCAGCGGGTGAGGAGAGACTTGAATTCATCCAGGCGCTTCGCCGGGTCGACGGCGTAGTCGGGGCAGACATCGAAGTAGTCCTTGATGGCGTAGGGGCTGCCGGCGATGCCCTTGAGGATGTCCGGGGCATCGGCGGGGCGACCGGGGTAAGTGGTGCCGCTGGCTTGCTCTAACACGCCGGTGAGCCAAACGTGGGTGAAGCCCATCTCCTTGATGGAGTGCAGGGCGGCGTCATTGATGTCGCGGAATTTCCCGCAGCCGTTTTCCGCGAGCGTGCCGTTGACCTTGCGGGTCTCGTTGGTGTTTCCGAACAGCCGCGGGAGGAGCTGATAGATCACGGGACGCTCGGCGGCATTCATCACGGAAGCAGTCAAACAGAGCAGGAGGCTGGCGACAAACTTCATTGCTTCAGGAGGTGGCGGGTGGGTCGTCTTTCACCAGCAGGGTGGCGGCGGCGGCGATGAGCAGGCAGATGCCGCCGAAGACGACGGCGGAGAGGCGGTTGAAGCCCTCGAAGTTCGCCATCACCCGGCTGAGGATGATGGCGACGAGGATCTGCGGGATGACGATGAAGAAATTGAAGATGCCCATGTAGACGCCCATGCGGTTCGCGGGCAGGGCGGACGAGAGCATGGCGTAGGGCATGGAGAGGATGGAGGCCCAGGCGATGCCGACGCCACTGAAGCAGGCGAACTGGAGAACCTGCGGATTTTTCACGAAGCCGGTGGCGGCGAGACCGAGGCCTCCGAGGAGCAGGGAGACGAAGTGGATGCGCTTCGCCGGGACCTTGTGACCGACGAAGAGGAGGGCCATGGCGGCGAGGAAGGCGACGAAGTTGTAGTTGGCGAAGCAGTTGTTCGCGAGGTCGATGCCGTCCTTGTAGAGTTGCGAATTCGTGTCCGTGGCACCGAGGATATTCCGGGCGACGGCCACGCTGAAGTAGATCC
This window contains:
- the hrpB gene encoding ATP-dependent helicase HrpB yields the protein MRLPVHEIEADLKAAVARGERDRVLLKAPTGSGKSTAVPGMLMDAGISGKILVIEPRRMAARLLAGWVAKLRGSRLGGEVGYAVRFDTNYGRDTRLIYMTDGVFQRWLQEDPELKDVGAVVFDEFHERRLAVDVALGRCLDLQEAARPDLRVLVMSATLETRGLAEYLAPAQMLEAGGRTFPIETAYRPERPKVNDRRGGPPVETPVWERIATVCKEALALPDAGDVLCFLPGMHEIRKTVETLENASFARGHDIFPLHGGLPPAAQEAAVSPGKRPKIIVSTNVAETSLTIEGVRTVIDAGFAREASFDPRRGIDTLLVRKISRASAEQRAGRAGRTGPGRAFRLWSESEHARREAFDAPEVRRVDLAETVLLLKAAGVRDVREFRWLDAPLEESLQRSESLLHDLGAIDSHGNLTDEGRAMAALPLEPRYSRLMLAGVEQGCVAEMAFIAAAVQGEGIFVNKRGGIGRKDFVFKEDASDFEAEWRAFDSAAGMDFNPQRCAPLGIHGRGAREVAQGFDRLRKLALQRGWPWEPIDFAAHREPVGRAMLASFSDRLAVRFGEATLACRVVHKRKGKLDDDSAAKNAAAFVAAEITEVEGRDVTVQLRRATAVDPAWLKELFPGDFTLTDGAAYDEPRRRVVSRKETRFRDLVLESKESDHGINLDAAAEILAARVLSGELVLKNWDAAVDQWCTRLDYLGKWMPDLKLPGWSDEDRAAAVAQICHGAVSYKDIKERQVWPVLREWLSHTQRAALDSYAPERISLPNGQSAKITYEPGKDPWIALRVRDLFGVWQTPTIASGRVPLLVHICAPNHRPWQMTKDLASFWAGGYTQMKKDLAGRYPKQPWPDDPKAWLAAGGQKR
- a CDS encoding Sec-independent protein translocase subunit TatA/TatB, encoding MNTPLAIMNLGGQEMMVIFVIILLLFGAKKIPELARGLGKSMGEFKKARDEFEREITRSEDEVRVKEASGKEAHDKA
- a CDS encoding endonuclease/exonuclease/phosphatase family protein, translated to MKFLPRFFQIAPGLLGAFFLLLTGCDKKDQAGDWAGQAPPPPAQAPAKTAAAPAPAAPATTPVAATPATPAAEVAPVTEGTVRFVGYNVENWLTMDRYVDGKSLKGAPKPEKERLAVAKVIAEAKPDILGVAEIGHEEDVKDLQAYLEKAGHPMPHSYLNHGVDPTRSLVILSRFPIGKTVVHENLTYRIEGKEYGMQRGILDATIQTPVGAYRFIGLHLKSKRDVTEGDQEEMRLQEAHLLRRELDTILKEDPNARLVVYGDFNDTRNSPAIKAIHGSGKGPETLNMIALKDSKGEYWTQFWDFQDVYSRIDYVMLSSALKKSVEWDNCKIIDSEGVDDASDHRPLFVILK
- a CDS encoding ATP-binding protein, with product MAWLGGVAGNQFQSWFGSKIKEPPPGAEEVFRNHHIRALLRRAVVVSVEKKAVWVREERGNASDLFRDAGEILAARLGELVDEPSGAFAKFQEFEVTAILDNFVANKGKINVLTLDLWSDLVAETPELQSLSEIERADLIGGVHEGFGEALWGLFKHDAATDRQAFAAIELLYLSRILQAVQAIPGSSSLDLSGLVGRIDLLFKEVKQQQVFYFKEILSDLLAVNKTQSVHTELLLKILAAVTAPKAPTFDALHTIPPPPLGFTGREEELENLRQRAGRGGAVITGLKGMGGIGKTALALVLAREWASRFPDAALMLDGKGLAGNAAPSAAKLMEQVILAFHPEAKLPDDPSAIAGIYQSVLHGRKVMILLDNAKDAAQAKPLLPPDGCAVIVTSRSGFAIDGCAPYAVGRMKDGEAEALLRGAYSGLTDEQVNELIRLCAGLPLALKLAASHLALDAADRGGAADVAGYLRKLGGGRLAHLNADAEDAGEVTISETLRLSVEPLLEDEKQAWRRLAIFTSSFCAKAAEVIAGASQEMLDSFLRRSLLEADGADRYRLHDFAADYARAQLSKEQKDYLALAHARHYETVGYEADRLYKEKGLHLEGLALFDRERAQIEAAFAAMEVRQDGAAAGLVIGIANAIVYVGQSLRFHPRQRINWLEAQLRAAGRIGHREAEAYAWGNLGNAHSVLGDVNRAIECYEQLLKIVRELGDRHGEGEALGNLGTAHSALGDDRTAIGYYEQHLAIARESDDRRGEGIALGNLGAAHRNVGSTTMAIGFQKQRLKIAREIGDRRGEGDALGNLGNAHSDLGDTRAAIGYYEQHLEIAREIGDRFGEGGALWNSAEEYYKEGNHAEAIFRAEQALGILTAIENPKAPLVQAYLAEWRGEAG
- a CDS encoding alpha-amylase family glycosyl hydrolase, with protein sequence MKFVASLLLCLTASVMNAAERPVIYQLLPRLFGNTNETRKVNGTLAENGCGKFRDINDAALHSIKEMGFTHVWLTGVLEQASGTTYPGRPADAPDILKGIAGSPYAIKDYFDVCPDYAVDPAKRLDEFKSLLTRCRTQGLKVIIDFVPNHVARSYDSDVKPEHSFGKGDDTATFFSRDNHFYYLRSSDAGGGPPLKLPTADLPGCTGHFAPETTFGRVTGNNVISWSPSINDWYETVKLNYGHDFTTGRHTSHLPGPDAAPADVPKTWRTMDAILAYWQDMGVDGFRADMAHMIPMEFWRWSIKRARDRKPGVFFSAEAYDNDPAKLTDGHVLDDLIKAGFDAVYDDPVYDVLEGLYDSGKWANDLDALTFTGDRFHHSLRYAENHDEVRIASPKEWGGLGMNVGRPVSAVLFGMGRGPLMLYSGQEVGEPAAGREGFGGDDARTTIFDYWSMPEFTKWTNNGKYDGAKLSDDQKALRAWYAKLIHLMHEPAFTSGEFYGLNHANNDNPDYGRLDNETASGHWLYSYLRQDKTTGQAFLVVANFNGTHAIENAKLRLPENALEWLGKKDTASLSFTTRLGPQWTANSNAAALPDQGIALPTISLLNAVVVEVK